The following DNA comes from Girardinichthys multiradiatus isolate DD_20200921_A chromosome 2, DD_fGirMul_XY1, whole genome shotgun sequence.
TCTTTAGAttaatctttaaataaataaaaaaacttgctCTAGATATTTTAGACAAGACACAAATACACTTATGCATGGTGTAAAGGAAATGCATTCATGTTTGAGTTTGGGACAAGGCAGATGAAGGAATGGAGATGTAGGCATACCAAATAACTACACGGTTTCTCAGGCTACTAATCTGTTCATGAGGTGAACTGAAAGACGGCATGCTGGGATTGGATGTTTTGGCTCGTCTCCTAAGATTCTTAAAGCTTCTTGAACTTCCAACATAAACAGACCATGCAGAATCATGCAACTGAGAGGGATCAGAGGCTCATGTGTATTCATTCAGATGGAGGTTTATTTGAATGTGATATATATGATCACCCTGCCTAAGGTGTTGGGAGACACTGTTGCCATGCACTGTGGGTCATGCAGCAATACAAGTTATGGAAGATTCACGTTCCATGCAAACAACTAGCTAATGGAAGAGGGTGCAGTCATAGCTTACAATGATCCCAGCCCAGTGTGGAGTCTCCCTGGCTGTGAGTGAGTGGCTGATGGCCAACATGAGGAAGGCAACGGCTGTGACAGCCACCCCTAGCAGCAGCTGCAACAGGGCGACGAGCAGAGGGAAACGACAGACTCTGCATCTTTTACTGTCCTCTTGTGCTGGGCTGACATCTCTATTCTTCTGGCTCTGCTTCTTGTCTGAGGAACCTTTCTGGCCCTGTCCCATTTTTTTCTCCTGCCTTCAGACTCTTTCCCTGTTTGTCTCTGAGACTTTTTTATGTTAACAGTGTTTGGGGTGgatctgtctctctgttgcctCCCCTCCCTTCctttcccttcccttcccttcccctCCCTGCCTGCCTTTACCAAGCCCAGCTCAGCTGCTATTTGAAAACAGAGAAGGCTCTGAACTAATATGGAAAACATTTGGGCTGGATTCCTACAGCAGCTCCAATGCCACATATAGAGCAAGCAACAAGcatgaggaaaaaaagaagaggaggGAAGGGGAGGCGGCGAGACACAAAGGGGGCTTCCAACACGCGACACAGAGGGGGTTTCTCAGGGTAACACAGGGAAAGTATAGAAGGAAATCAGCAGGTATGAGTTAATAAAAAGCcaacagaggaagagagagGAGATCACACTTGGTTAGAGAGCAGGAGTGACTGTATCACTCTTTGTGTCAGGCTGTTACACAAGAGCCATATGCTACCAGCCAGAAAACAGTCACATGACTAACAGGAAGAAGTAATGTGATCACCAGGCATGTGAGGGCATTACAGGGGCTCAGAAACAAACACCTAAATGTGCAAATCAGCAGTGTCACTGATGTAAGAGCTCCATAGGTTGGTTTTTAAATTCCTGCCATTTACTGCAGAATGTTTTATTAGAATGATGTGAGAAACAGTGACTGAGAGATTAATAAAGAAGCACAGAGCAAAGCACGTGTTTGTGCACGCAGCTGGGCCGCTGCCATGGTTACTGACAACGCAGTCCAGGAGGACAACCCTGCAGCTGCATACAGTAACAAGCCGCACACACTCCACTCTCCATAAACAGATCTCCACGTTTACACAGAGcaagcataacattatgaccactgacagaCTGATGAAATGCActaaattgattattttgtcaATATGGCACCTGTTAGTGGGTGGGACATCTTACGCACCAAGGGAATATTTACTTTCAAAGTTGATGTGTTCGAGGTGGAAAAATGGGCAAGCGTAAGGATTTTAGCCAGTTTGACAAGGCGGTGTTCTTTTGTGGGGTGTTCTGGGTCTGCAGTGGTCAGCATATATCAAATGTGGTCCAAATaaggaacagtggtgaacatgGTCCAGCTCACGCTGCTGAATAAGTAAATGAGAGTCCAGTACACATTGCATCAAAGCTTAAATAAATGATAGCTATAATGGAGTTTTAGAGTTGTATTTTTGTTACTTTATACATTAATGGGGgatatgtaaaagtgtttcactATGAGTCCAAAAAATGACAATCATAACAAACTGAATCTTGTCTTGCCTCTGAATTCAGCCATAAAACATCATGCAAATGCATTCACACTTTGATAAACTAGAACAGCACTGAGAATTTATTTCGATAAACAAATTCCAAAAGTGATTCTCATCTATTATATTTACGCGGAGTGacatatttcaagcttttagttcttatttttatgattatagcaaatgaaaacacaaaattccatttctcagaaaatgtatatattacACAAGACAGACCGACAGCCAGCAGGCTCAACCAGTCTAATATCATAGGAACATAGATGTTGTTCGgctgaacaaaacagcagtatAGGATTATAACTTCACTGAAAACCCAAACTAACCCTGATTATTTCCCGCAGGCTGATCACTTCCACGCCACACTAATGCAGTCATTAATGCAAAAGTACCCTTGACTAAGTACAAATATTAGACATACTTTTTAGTAGGCTAGCATTTCTTAAATAAACTTGGGGTTTCATTAGCTGGAGGCccaaatcatcaaaattacagaCTTGACAACCCTATTTGTAACAAATCTCTGTGATGTCATTTTAACCGTTGGCATTAAATTACTGAAAGGAGtgaacttttcaatgatattgtAATTAATTAAGATGCACCAGCCAGGCCAGGCCACTGGAAATGCCCAGACGATTATAGGAATGGCCAATCTCACATTGCACAGACCAGTTATGTACCCATGCTGGTCATAATGTTCTTTCTCAACATACTTTGTTTTttcgttttctgttttttgactTTCTTTACTCCTTAAGCCACTTTTTAAATTTACTCCAAAAGTAAggtgtttgtttctttctgcATTTGCAAACTTCAATCTGTCTCTTTAATGGCTTCTTCTATGCTGAGTGGCTTTTGAAGTCCATGTTGGTACAGGACGCATTTCACCATAATGACACTGTATCAACAACTTCAGTCAGCATCTGTACCATGTCTTTTGCTTTCATTCTGGGGTTATTTCACATCAAAAGATGTTCATGTCTGGGACACCGAACCTGTTTCCTTCCTGAACAGTATGGGCACTGGACATTTCCATGCTGGTTATGCTTGATCATAACTGTTTAAACAGATTAATGTGACACCATCTGAAAATTGTCCCCAAGAATTAAACAGAGTTCTGGAGGATAGCcgttctcttcctgatatatTACCTAATTTCATACCCACAGATGTGTCTCCATAACCCGAATTTCAGATGCTTACAAATCCCTGACATTATCATCTGGACGTCTCCAAACTGTAATaatctttgtgtttgtaaacttctgaatgtaaaaaacctaaaaacaaataTCATTCTGCAGAAATAATTGTGGAAATCCTaagtgacctaaaacaggagaaGTCTGATTTATTTCAGCCAATAAATGTTATGTCTTTTATGTAAATGTTCTGGTTTAAAAGTGTATATTTTGATTAGAATTTTaccaatatatatattattaatatAATAACGTAACACTATCGATATTTAGGTAAATAGATTTTGTCAAACGCATCTAATAAACAGTTCAGATAGTGGGTATTATTCCTTGATTCGGACTTTAAGGTGTTCTCAAATTAAAACATCCCAACGATCAGTTCATAAATCAGTAGAGTTAACCCGAGATGTAAAGTTGTAGCAGACTGTAGTACTGAGAGGAAAATAAGGCAAAAGAATCATTTGACCCGCTTCCAAAAGCTCCCGCTCTCACCTGCATTCATGCACTGTGCGCATGAATCACGTTTCAGCAGCGACCCAGGTCGTAACGGTGTGCACCGGATCGCTGCAGGATGAGCGACACAGTTAGCTGCCTCTgtattcctctctctctctctctcacacacacacacacacacacacacacacacacacacacacacacacacacacggtgtAGTAATTGCTGGACTTTGCGCTGGTGCAGCCTACACGTGAGACGGAAGCTGTTCCCAGCCAGCGGCGCGCGTGCGCCCTGACAGCCGAGCAGAGCGCTTTTTTTGCAAAGTGGCAGCTCCGGCTTCTCTCTCCAGACATCAGTCTGAACCGCAGCTCCACCGGAGGACACACTCTGCGCACCATCTCCCGCATCCGCCCGAGTTTGAGCCgcacagcaacaaaacactTCCCCCTCCCCACCTCCACCAAAAATAGAAAAGAGAAGCTCAGAGCCAGTTCAGCGTTTGCAGAGGAGGGATGGATGAAAGAATACCGCACTTACAGGACAGGCAGTTCATGGAGCACGCAGATTTTCTCGGGTAAGAATCGCTTTTGGCAAACTCTGCCAAACTAATTGAAAAAATCGATACAACCTGTTTAATTGTGGTAATATCCTTTATACTTCAGGATGGATTTCCCTCCGCTCTACATGTGCAAATCTAAACGAGGCATAAAGCGTGAGGACGGCGGGAAGGTGCGCGCTGTTTTATTATACCAGCCATGATTTTAAAGTTACAATTAACCATTACAAAGCAGTATAACCTATGGAAGGCAGTAGCATTATAACTTCATGGCTATATTTCTGTCAGCAGGACGCATACAAGTTACCGCACCGGCTCATAGAGAAGAAGAGGAGAGACAGAATTAACGAATGTATTGGCCAGCTGAAGGATCTGCTGCCCGAACATCTGAAGCTCTCGGTGAGAACAGGACGCTCCATTAATAAAAGTTTTGAGGCACTCCAGAAATTGCGGACTCAAGtaacattatttatttccaaCAGACGCTCGGGCACTTGGAGAAAGCGGTGGTGCTGGAGTTAACGCTGAAGCATCTGAACGCACTGACCGCTGTCACCGAGCAGCAGCACCAGAAGATCATCGCCTTGCAGAATGGTAAGAGACGCATGTCAGTGGCTATAGGTTGGAAACTTTTAAAGATACGCTGGATATTCTGGAAGAACAATCTGCTTAATCAGCTAATTTAAGCAACTTTCTGAGCTTGAAAACCAAGATGAAACTTGAGAAAAGTCTTAATGTGGCACATCCTAAATGATCTGACGCTGTCAACTTTTTTTCTCGCAGGAGACCGCTCAATGAGACCCCCCGTCCACGCTGATCTGGATGCGTTCCACTCAGGGTTCCAGACCTGCGCCAAAGAGGTCCTGCAGTACCTGAGCCAAGCTGAGAACTGGACCGCCAGAGAAAAGAAATGCGCGCAGCTGATCAACCATCTCCACAAGGTGCTGGCGCAGTTCCAGCCCGACGCACCGCGGGTCCAGCATCAGCTGCCCGCCGGAGACACGCAGGACGCGCACAAGTCCGACGTTCAAGCCAACTGCGTCCCGGTCATCCAGAGGACCCAGGGCGGGGAGCTTAACGAGAACGATACAGACACAGACAGTGGATATGGTGGGGAGGCGGAAAAGAGCGACAGGAAAGACAAAGAGTGTGAGCGCAACAAAGCGGTGAAGATCAAGCAAGAGTTTGGAGATAACAGAGCGGCCAAAAAAACTAAGATGTGCTGGTCTGGGAACGGGGATCCGTCCAGACCAGATGTGGCGTTTATGAACTCTCTGATGGGAATAAGCAGTGTGGGACAGCAGACACCGATTTGCATGCCTTTCTACTTCATCAACCCGTCAGCTGCGGCGTCCTATATGCCTTTTTTCGACAAAAGCAACATTGAAAAGTACATGTACCCCGCGGCGGCCGCCCTTGCGTCCCCGTTCCCCTGGCTGTACCCTGCACATGCGTCAGCAGCGGCGGCCGCGGCAGCTGCTGCCGCTTTTCCCGGCCTGTCTGCTCACTTTGGAGCCAATGCTCATCCGAAAGACTCCCAGCTTCAGGACGACAGCGGGTCACGCGAGACCGAGGCGAGCTCACCTGAGGAGCGCGAGGAAACTCCCGCGAGTGACAACGAAGAGGGTGACGTAGATGACGCGTCCCCAGACAGCAACAACAGCCCACAGGAGCAGTTTTTTGCATGTCAGAAGAGCTAATAAGTCTGTGTACCTCTCTGATTTTCTGTATTTgcatattttgttatttagcCTAGTTTTAAAACGAGGAGGTTGTCATGTGTACAATATCTTGTGGCAGCAGGGGACAAGAGTATGGAAGCCCATTTCTGCCATTTGAAAGTATAAAATGGAACACGTTTTGACATAAATATGAGATGAAACGTCATAGTTAAGAGTGCGAAATATTCACACTTCAGACTTTGATATATCTTACTTATGGTTTTCATTTCAATAAACATACCATACAAAGTCATAATTATAACTTAAAGTaataattttaacatttgtagTCACAATTTTGATGTTTCAAGTCCACCTTTTCACTGCGAGTGTTATAACTTTCTGTGTTATGTTTATGAAATGCAAAGTTAACCTATTGACTTTGAAATTCATAATTATGAGACAAACTCATAATTTGGACTTTCAAAGTAACAAATATAACTTTCAGTCTTATAAATATAAAAGACAGACATAATTTACACTTTCAAAGTTGAAATTATGAATTGCTAAGTTAAACCTTTGATTTTAGAAGTTctaattataaaacaaatttgtaGTTTTGAGTTTTAAGGTCATAATTATAACCTTTTAATGTATAATTTTACTAAGGAATCTGAATGTTGATTTTGAAAgtcacaaatatatttaaagtaaaaattttaACTGAGTTCCAATATTATGATATAGTCATAATTTTGACTTTAAAGTtctaattttgatttaaaagttATAGTTATGAAATCTGTTCATGATTTTGATTTGTGACATACAAAATCCAAATTTCTGAATTTCAGTGATAATTTCTTGTTTCAAAATCATAACAGACATAACATGACAATAACAGTTAAAATTACGACTTTGACAGTAAAGTGATGACTTTCATAATTAAAATGATGACTCTGAAACTCTCAACCATGGCCAAAATCACAATTATGACCATATCTCATTTTTCTAAAAGTGGCGGGACTGGGCTTCCATACAGTGTTATTTTGTGTGCCTTTTGCACTTCTGCTTGTTTTAAACAATCTGAATGACTATCGACAATGATTGACACTTCACAGCTGTGTTGTGCTgcagttactttttttttttttttttttttttaatcctcttTGATAAAATATGTTGATGCCAAAACTCTAAGAAACCAACACAGCAGTGTGCAATGTCCCAACCAATGATATCCCTCATATGTGCATGGGTGCTTTCAGAAAGTTTTGAACAgggtgggtggggggggggaggggggggggggggggggggggggggggcactaATAATCTTGGGTTGACACTAAAACCAAAAGAGAGAAGAAGACTTTGAGAAGTTTAATTTATGGATGTTGCTATGGCGAAATACAAAAACCCATCTGTGAAGTTA
Coding sequences within:
- the bhlhe41 gene encoding class E basic helix-loop-helix protein 41, encoding MDERIPHLQDRQFMEHADFLGMDFPPLYMCKSKRGIKREDGGKDAYKLPHRLIEKKRRDRINECIGQLKDLLPEHLKLSTLGHLEKAVVLELTLKHLNALTAVTEQQHQKIIALQNGDRSMRPPVHADLDAFHSGFQTCAKEVLQYLSQAENWTAREKKCAQLINHLHKVLAQFQPDAPRVQHQLPAGDTQDAHKSDVQANCVPVIQRTQGGELNENDTDTDSGYGGEAEKSDRKDKECERNKAVKIKQEFGDNRAAKKTKMCWSGNGDPSRPDVAFMNSLMGISSVGQQTPICMPFYFINPSAAASYMPFFDKSNIEKYMYPAAAALASPFPWLYPAHASAAAAAAAAAAFPGLSAHFGANAHPKDSQLQDDSGSRETEASSPEEREETPASDNEEGDVDDASPDSNNSPQEQFFACQKS